Below is a window of Dissulfuribacter thermophilus DNA.
ATAACTTATTGCTTTGAAAATAAAGGAAAAAGTAAATTTATAAAAAGTTTTCCTAAGGAGGCATACTTAGACGAGATAGTGTTGCCTGTTAGGACTAAAAAAAAGAAAAAACGGCCAAAGCAAGGGAGCCTATTTTAGAGTTTTGAGTTATGAGTTTTGAGTTGAAGGAAAAAGTTGGTCGTATTCTCAACGAGGAGCTTGGGAACGCGGCACCGTAGAACGTTGAACTTATGCCATAGGCATTTTGGGATAAAAATGTTGTTGGCAATGTTTCTTGGCGCACTATATTAAGATGCTAGAGTAACCAAAGTTCAGTATCCGAATTTGGTTTTGATTAATTTGTCTCATGGAGGGCCACGGATGAAGATAACGAGAGGGGAAGTAGAACATATTTCAGAGCTTGCAAGACTAAGCTTTTCTGAGGATGAGTTAGAGGTAATAGCAAATCAGTTGAACGATATTCTTGGATATATCGACAAACTGAACGAACTTGATACAGCTGGCATCGAACCTACAACCCATGCCCAGGAGTTAGTGAACGCCTTTAGAATGGATGAACCACAAGAATCTCTAAATGTGGATGATTCGTTGTCAAATGCTCCCGAAAGGGAGGGAGGCCAGTTTGTGGTCCCAAGGATAATTTAAAAGGAGATGATTGAGATGTCCGCTAATACTGAAATAACTGATCTCACCCTTTGGCAGTTAAGAGAGCTTCTCCTTAAAAAGGAATTGAGCGCAAAAGATGTTGCCAAGGCCTACCTCGAGAGGATAAGCCTTGTGGATCCAAAGGTAAAGGCATATATCACAGTTACAGAGGACCTTGCCTTAAAACAGGCAGAAGAAGCGGATAACCGAATTCTGAAAGGAGATGTTGAGCCGCTTACAGGTATTCCAATAGCCCTAAAAGATGTCCTCTGCACAAAGGGAGTGCAAACCACCTGTGCTTCAAAGATCCTAGAGAATTTTGTCCCCCCATACGATGCAACAGTTGTAAAGAGGCTAAAAGGCCAGGGGGCTGTAATATTGGGCAAACTCAATATGGATGAATTCGCTATGGGTTCTTCTACTGAAAATTCTGCCTTCTTTCCAACCAAAAACCCGTGGAATTTGGAGTGCATTCCTGGGGGGTCCAGTGGAGGATCGGGTGCTGCAGTAGCGGCACGAATAGCCTGTGCTACCCTTGGATCAGACACAGGTGGTTCTATTAGGCAGCCTGCCTCCCACTGTGGAGTCGTTGGGATGAAGCCTACATATGGTAGGGTCTCTCGTTATGGGCTTGTGGCCTTTGCCTCATCTTTAGATCAGATTGGTCCCATGACACGGGATGTCCGTGATTGTGCCATACTTTTGAACGCTATAGCAGGATATGATCCGAAAGATTCAACCTCGCATCCATCTCCTTGCCCTGACTATGAAAAGGCACTTTCTCACACTGTTTCAGGACTGAAGATTGGGATCCCTAAGGAATATTTTGGCCAAGGCTTGGGAGATGAGGTGGAAAAGGCGGTCACCAAGGCAATGGCCCTCCTTAAAGAAAACGGGGCGGAATTGAAGGAAATAAGTCTTCCTCATACAGAGTACGCAGTTGCCACTTATTACATAATTGCCCCAGCTGAAGCGAGTTCAAACTTAATGCGCTATGATGGCGTAAAATATGGGTTACGGGCCGAAGGCTATAAGGATCTATTGGAGATGTACAAGATGACAAGGTCCCAAGGATTTGGCCCAGAGGTGAAACGTAGGATTATGCTAGGGACATATAGCCTCTCTTCTGGATATTATGATGCATATTATAAAAAGGCCTCTCAGGTTAGGACAGTAATCAGAAAGGACTTCATTGAAGCATTTAAGGAGTGTGACTGCATTTTGACCCCAGTTGCTCCCACACCTGCGTTTAAGCTTGGTGAGAAGCTAGATGACCCACTTCAAATGTACCTTTCTGACATTTTTACTATTCCTGTAAATTTGGCTGGGCTTCCAGCGATTTCAGTGCCATGTACTCTGTCTAATGATGGGCTGCCGATAGGGGTGCAATTTGTGGGACCACCTTTTAAGGATGAAGTCTGTATACATGTAGGAGGAGCATTTGAGGCAATACGAGGTCCATTTGCCCCATGGCCTGAGCTGTAAAGGGGAAGAGGCTTGCAGCGTATTCCCATTAAAGCCGCAAAGGAGGGAATGATCTTAGCAAAGGAGGTCCTCTCAGAGGATGGACAGGTCCTTTGTGGCCCTGGGATAAAACTCACTAGTGAGGTGATTAGTCGCCTGGAACGATCAGGAGTAGAGTCAATAGCTGTAAAGGGACATCCTGTTGAGATTCCAGGCGAAAAGCCTTTAAAGGAACGTTTGAGAGAGCTTGAAGATCGATTTTCAAGGGTAATGGATGATCCAGTTCAGAGGGCCTTAATGAAGCTCATAGCAGAGTATTGGGTGAGGTGTTATAAGGAATAATTTATTAGTTATTCGTTAGTTGTTCAGTTGTTATTCGATAGTTATTTGTAGTTGGCGACTAGTACGTCAAAATCTTATAACATAAGAATAAGAAGGGCCTTTTTAGGTGGCATTATGGGGCTTAAGTTGCCAATAGAATAACAACGAATGACAATGAATGACAGGAGTTTAGCTTGACGAAAAACGAAGAAATTAAAAAGAGGTTAAAGAACCTTAAGTCTCTCCCCACGCTTCCCACGATTGTATCAAAGCTTAATGAGATAGTTGACGATGATGAGGCTACTGCCATAAGTCTGGGCAAGATAATAGAAAAGGACCAGGTACTTACTAGCAAGCTTCTTCGCATGGTAAATTCGTCGTTCTTCGGTTTCCCACAGAGAATCAGTACTGTTTCCAATGCCATAGTACTATTGGGGTTCAATGTTATTAAGACCCTGGTTGTGACTTCAAGCATTTTTGAGGTTATGCAATCTTCAGACATAGGACTCTGGGAGCATTCCTTGGGATGTGCAGCCTGTGCTGGTATCCTTGCAAGGAGGAGGGGAATAAACAATCCTGAAGAGGTCTCTACTGCAGCCCTGATCCACGATATAGGGAAGGTAGTTATAAGGGCGGAGATGCCAGAGGATTACTCCAAGATAATGGATTTAGTTCTCACAAGGGATATACCTATGAGGAAGGCAGAGGAGGAGATACTTGGGGTTCAGCATGGAGAGATCGGAAAGTGGCTCTCTATGGAGTGGAATCTGCCAGATAAGCTATCAATTCCAATCGGATTTCACCATCACCCAGATGATGCTCCTGATTTTAAAGACATAGTAGCTATCATACATGTCTCAGACATTTTGATTAGGGCATGGGGATTCGGTTTTGGAGGCGACAAGTGGGTGCCTCCACTAGATCATAGGGCCTGGTCGTTGATAAAGTTTGGTAAAAAAGAAGGTATGGAAATCCTAGAAGAATTAGATGAAAAGCTTGCAGAGCTCAAGAATTTTACTATGGATTTGGCCTAAGGATTCAGAGCTTAAATGGCAAGGATAAGCCTTATTGCCCCCGATTTTTTAAAGAATCCTGATGACAGACTCTGTATAGAGGCCTTTGGACACGTATTGATTGTCAATCAAAGGCTTCAAAATGCCATAGAAGGGCTACTGAATGATCCACCGGAGTGCCTGGTTATCCAAAAGGATCTTCCTGATGAATTGGATAAGACAGTGATCATGGCACTAAAACAAGACCTTAAGCTCTCATTTCTTCCAGTGATATTAGTAGCTCAAAGACGAGATATTATTTCCGGTATAGATTTTGATCAATACCCTGTGGATGAACTCGTTGCCTTAGAGGCGCCACCAGAGGAACTGCTTACGAGGATAGATCTTTCCCTAGCCAAGGCACACAGGGGATATCTGACAACAATCCCCTCACAGGGCTTCCAGGAAACACCTCAATCCTAAAGACTATTCAAGGATATTTGGACAGTGGAACAGAGCGTGCCATCGCCTATGTGGATATAGACAATTTTAAACCATTGAACGACAAGTATGGGTTTTCTAGAGGAGATGAGGTGATCAGAATGGTGGCCAGGATTTTGGTGAACGTGGTATCTGAAGAGGCTAGATCAGAAGGTTTTGTCGGTCATGTTGGCGGAGATGATTTTGTGTTTTCAGTGCCAATAGATAAGGCAGAGGTTGTGTGTCAAAGGATTATATCAAGCTTTGATTCATTAATTGTCCTTTTTCTCGACGAAGATGACCTCAAAAGGGGCTATTTTGAATCAATGGACAGACTGGGAAGGCCTCAAAGATTCCCTTTAACTAGCCTCTCTATTGCAGTGGTTTTATGTAGGCGAGGCCGTTATAGCCATTATGGCCAGGTATCAATGACAGCAGCACAATTAAAGAAGAAAGTGAAATCTATAGAAGGTAGTGCCTATCTTATAGACAGGAGGGAAGAGTGAAAAAGAATCATTTTATTATAGCAGTATTAATTTTTTTGAGCATTTCCTTAGCGAGGGATGGGTGGTCTGGAGAAAATCGGTTCCAGGTTGTATCAACCATACTTCCTTGGGGAGATTTTTTAAATAAACTCTGCGATGGAAGGTGTGCTGTAAAGGTGCTTCTCCCCCCTGGGGCCACACCTCACACTTGGTCACCAAGGCCAGAGGATATAAAGGATGTAAGTAATGCAAGGATCTTTGTCTACACTAGTAGACACTTGGAACCATGGGCAGTGGACTTTGTAGATGGTTTTATAAAAGGACCTAAAAAGGTCCTTGAAATAGATGAGATTCAAAACACAGGGACTGATCCACATATCTGGCTTGATTTTAAATTTGATCAAAAGGTGGTTGAGAAAATGGCAACCCTCCTTTCTCAAGTAGATCCCAGTGGTAAACAGATTTATGAAAAAAAGGCAATGCTGCTTAAGGCATCATTGGAAGAACTTGATTCATCTTATAGAAAACAACTACGAGATTGCAGGTATAAGACCATTGTTGTTGCCGGCCACAATGCCTTTTCCCGTATAGGGAATGCCTATGGATTGAAAGTGCTTTCTGTCATGGGAATAAGTCCTGATGCCCACATAACGCCGAGAGATCTGTCTAGGGTGATTGCATTTGTCAAGAAGGAAAAGGTGCCAGCAATATTTTTTGACCACGCAGTTACAGACCGTATAGCAAAGGTAATATCAACAGAGACTGGTGTAGAGATCAAAGCGATTTCCCCTGGGGTCTCTCTCCGTAGGGAGGACCTTAATAGGGGGATTGATTTTTTCAGACTAATGTTTGAAAACTTAAATGCGTTGAGTTCTGGGCTTTTGTGTAATCAAGAATAAAATAATGCCAACACAAATCATACATAGTGAGAGGATCTGCCCCATGGTCATCCATCCAAATAGGATGAAACCAAGTTGTGGGTCCGGTTCTCTAAAAAATTCTGCAAAGAATCTTAGAAAGCCATAGATTATGAGAAAAAGGGAAAAGAGTCCTCCAGGATATCGGTCCTTTCCTTTTAAAAGGGAGAGTAACAGGAATAGGATTGGGCCCTCAAGCAAGGCTTCGTAGAGTTGTGAGGGGTGGCGTGGAATTGGCCCTCCTCCAGGGAATATCATTGCCCATGGGACATCTGAGGGTCTCCCAAATAATTCTCCGTTAATGAAGTTGGCAATGCGACCGAGTCCCAGCCCTATTGGCGCTGGCCAAACGAACCTGTCTGCCCATTTAAAAAAAGATTCTTTATAACGTTTACAAAAAATCAGTCCAGCAGCTATTGCCCCGATAGCGCCTCCGTGAAAGCTCATCCCCCCGTGCCAAGTGGCAAAGATCTCTAATGGATGCTCAAGGAAATAGTCTAGATTGTAAAAGAGACAATATCCAATCCTACCTCCCAAAATGACGCCAATTATAAGGTAGGCCATTAGGCTCTCAAGATGAGCAAGTTCAAGATTGACACGTTCAGGTGTTACAAGCTGCCTTTTTATTTCCCTTTTTACCAAGATCCAGGCACATAGAAAGCCCACAAGATACATGATCCCGTACCATCTTACTGCAAAAGGACCAATCCTAAAGATTACGGGATCTATATTGGGATACGGGATCATGCTAGACTTTTAGGAACGCTTTTTGGGAAGCGTGATTACCCTAGGACCTACGCTGCCCGGGCCTTTTTTAGGGTCGTCGTCTTTCAAGGATTCTTTGGAGCCTTCTTGTATCACCCCTAATCCCTGAAGTATGGCCTGATATTGTGCTACGATACTTGGAGAAAGTTCATTACCGAGGATAAAACATGACACTTTTGACCTCTGTACCCTTATTGACCCTGTAGTAAGTGCGCTTAAAACATGTGGTCTGACCACAGGACCTTTTTGGGGATCGTAAATTACTGCACAGGGCACATAAAGGTCAAAAAAAGCGGCCTTTTCTAGGGCAAAGATAGCGGTTTCCGTCTGCTTGTTATACCTAATTTCACCAAGTATAAGTCCAAGACCATCTACCTCCAGAAGAACCAATTCTTTAGCATTCTGTCTGAGTTTCATTGGATCATCTCCCTATTTTACTGTATTGCCTATTTTTTCTCTTTTTCCCCCTATCCTTTTTGTTCTTTTTAGGGGTGCCATTTTGCTTGAGTCTTACTTCAAAGATCTCTTTACCCTCAATCTCCCTGATTTTATTATAAAGAAAAAGGGCATCCTTAAATACATGCTTTGACCAGACTCGTTTGGGGAGTCTGCCTCTAGCATGACAAAGGCCTAATGGCCACTGGCTTGAGAGAATTTGGGCAGTCTCATCTCTCACGGCGCGTCTAAAGTCGTAAGGCTGAACGAGTTCATCAATGATACTGCGCACCTCAAATGTAGGCCATTTAAGTTTTTCACTCCTCAAGCCTTCCCACATAGGATGTGCTTTGAGAGCAGGATATAAAAACATCGCCAATCGAAGAGCCTCCTTTGGCTCCTCACCACTTCTTATTTTTTGATCAAGCGTATCCAAAAGGCCATACAAGAGCCTTTTGATGCTGCTTGGCCCATTTAGTATAAGCGAGGAATATACCGGGAAAATGGCCTCAAAAAGACCACTTTTTATCAGATATTCCATCCACTGTCTTGAAAAACCACTCTTTATGTCTTTGAGCCATTCATCCCGAACTCTCGGAATAGAACAAAGACGAATTTTTGAGGCGTTTTGGCAGATAGCCTCCCAAGTCTTTTTTTCAATAACAAAACCTGTCCGTGCTGCATGTCTCACTGCCCTCATCATCCGGACTGGATCTCTTAGAAACCTGTGGTTGGGTTCACCAATGGAGCGGATGATACCCTGCTCTAGATCCTCCATTCCTCCTACATAGTCGATAATACTGAAGTCAGCTATGTTGTAAAATAGACCATTAATAGTCAAATCCCGCCTAAAGGCGTCTTCCATCGGGGTACCATAGATTTCGTCATCACTTTTGCCATTTAATAGCGCCTCTCTGTCGTCACAGTCTGACTGGCGCCTAAAAGTGCTGACCTCAATAATTTTACCGCCTTTGAAATAGACGTGTACGATTCTAAACCGTTTCCCTATGATGCGACTGTATCTAAAAATTCGTCTAATCTCATGGGGACGGGCATTGGTTCCAATGTCAAAGTCTTTGGGTCTTTTGCCAAGCAAGAGGTCTCTTACACTTCCTCCAACTAAATAGGCCAAATATCCTTTTTCCTTTAGTCTGTATAGGACCTTTAGAGCCTCACGGTCCATGGCCTTTCTGCTAATGCAGTGCTTGGGCCTCGGAATGATCTTTGGGCTGTGGCCAAATTCTTTAAAAAGTCTCTTTTGTCGGGGCGTTGGAAGCCCTGCATTTAATATAGATTCTCTGAGCATATCTTTTTACACTTCTTTTCGGATGGGCTTGAATGCGCTAGGATCAATGCCGTATTTTTGAACCTTATAATTTATGATCCTAAGAGTTGTGCCCAATATTTTTGCGGCCTTAGACTGATTTCCCTTGGCTTCTCTTAAGGCATCCAAAATTAATTCCTTTTCAAAGTCTTCTACCCGTTTTTTAAGTGATGTATTTTTTTTATCCCTCTGTTGTTCAGATGACAAGGTCATTATTGTAGGGGGCAGGTGATGAGACCTTATAGTGTCTTCATCACAGATCAATACTGCACGTTCAATACAGTTTTCAAGTTCCCTAATATTCCCTGGCCAGTGATATTGGATGAGGAGATCAATGGCAGAAGTAGAGATCCTCTTTATCTTTTTGTTGTTCTCGGAGGCAAATTTTTCCAAGAAATGCTCTGCAAGTAGTAGTATATCTGTTTTTCTTTCACGAAGTGGAGGAATGTAAATAGGAAATACATTAAGTCTATAATATAGATCTTCTCTGAACTGGCCCTGTTCAAGTGCACGTTCAAGGTCCTTGTTCGTAGCAGCAATTATCCTCACGTCGCATTTTATGGATTTTTGTCCTCCTACTCGTTGAAATTCCCTGTCCTGAATGACATTTAGGAGTTTCACCTGCACTGAATGCGGGAGTTCACCAATTTCATCCAAGAATATGGTCCCCTTGTGGGCCTGTTCAAAACGTCCTTTTTTGGTCTGAATGGCCCCGGTAAATGCCCCTCTTTCATGGCCGAATAGCTCTGATTCTACCAATGATTCAGGTAGTGCAGAG
It encodes the following:
- the lgt gene encoding prolipoprotein diacylglyceryl transferase, which encodes MIPYPNIDPVIFRIGPFAVRWYGIMYLVGFLCAWILVKREIKRQLVTPERVNLELAHLESLMAYLIIGVILGGRIGYCLFYNLDYFLEHPLEIFATWHGGMSFHGGAIGAIAAGLIFCKRYKESFFKWADRFVWPAPIGLGLGRIANFINGELFGRPSDVPWAMIFPGGGPIPRHPSQLYEALLEGPILFLLLSLLKGKDRYPGGLFSLFLIIYGFLRFFAEFFREPDPQLGFILFGWMTMGQILSLCMICVGIILFLITQKPRTQRI
- the gatC gene encoding Asp-tRNA(Asn)/Glu-tRNA(Gln) amidotransferase subunit GatC; this translates as MKITRGEVEHISELARLSFSEDELEVIANQLNDILGYIDKLNELDTAGIEPTTHAQELVNAFRMDEPQESLNVDDSLSNAPEREGGQFVVPRII
- the gatA gene encoding Asp-tRNA(Asn)/Glu-tRNA(Gln) amidotransferase subunit GatA codes for the protein MSANTEITDLTLWQLRELLLKKELSAKDVAKAYLERISLVDPKVKAYITVTEDLALKQAEEADNRILKGDVEPLTGIPIALKDVLCTKGVQTTCASKILENFVPPYDATVVKRLKGQGAVILGKLNMDEFAMGSSTENSAFFPTKNPWNLECIPGGSSGGSGAAVAARIACATLGSDTGGSIRQPASHCGVVGMKPTYGRVSRYGLVAFASSLDQIGPMTRDVRDCAILLNAIAGYDPKDSTSHPSPCPDYEKALSHTVSGLKIGIPKEYFGQGLGDEVEKAVTKAMALLKENGAELKEISLPHTEYAVATYYIIAPAEASSNLMRYDGVKYGLRAEGYKDLLEMYKMTRSQGFGPEVKRRIMLGTYSLSSGYYDAYYKKASQVRTVIRKDFIEAFKECDCILTPVAPTPAFKLGEKLDDPLQMYLSDIFTIPVNLAGLPAISVPCTLSNDGLPIGVQFVGPPFKDEVCIHVGGAFEAIRGPFAPWPEL
- a CDS encoding HDOD domain-containing protein is translated as MTKNEEIKKRLKNLKSLPTLPTIVSKLNEIVDDDEATAISLGKIIEKDQVLTSKLLRMVNSSFFGFPQRISTVSNAIVLLGFNVIKTLVVTSSIFEVMQSSDIGLWEHSLGCAACAGILARRRGINNPEEVSTAALIHDIGKVVIRAEMPEDYSKIMDLVLTRDIPMRKAEEEILGVQHGEIGKWLSMEWNLPDKLSIPIGFHHHPDDAPDFKDIVAIIHVSDILIRAWGFGFGGDKWVPPLDHRAWSLIKFGKKEGMEILEELDEKLAELKNFTMDLA
- a CDS encoding GGDEF domain-containing protein, which codes for MDSGTERAIAYVDIDNFKPLNDKYGFSRGDEVIRMVARILVNVVSEEARSEGFVGHVGGDDFVFSVPIDKAEVVCQRIISSFDSLIVLFLDEDDLKRGYFESMDRLGRPQRFPLTSLSIAVVLCRRGRYSHYGQVSMTAAQLKKKVKSIEGSAYLIDRREE
- a CDS encoding metal ABC transporter substrate-binding protein → MKKNHFIIAVLIFLSISLARDGWSGENRFQVVSTILPWGDFLNKLCDGRCAVKVLLPPGATPHTWSPRPEDIKDVSNARIFVYTSRHLEPWAVDFVDGFIKGPKKVLEIDEIQNTGTDPHIWLDFKFDQKVVEKMATLLSQVDPSGKQIYEKKAMLLKASLEELDSSYRKQLRDCRYKTIVVAGHNAFSRIGNAYGLKVLSVMGISPDAHITPRDLSRVIAFVKKEKVPAIFFDHAVTDRIAKVISTETGVEIKAISPGVSLRREDLNRGIDFFRLMFENLNALSSGLLCNQE